From a region of the Actinomycetota bacterium genome:
- the corA gene encoding magnesium/cobalt transporter CorA, whose amino-acid sequence MITCRLYRDGILKEEAFDPARASDLIRESGARVWLDLEEPTDEELAMIQEEFNLHPLAIEDTRNRNQRPKVDVYEGYFFVVIHGLTLDGSDELVDSEVHAFAGHRYLITLRYAPAFDLSEVLKRWDRQPELTGEGGGFLLYVLLDEIVDRYFDLIERYEDLSEDIEDRVFADQPDPDVQEAIFRLKRRVVVFRRLVIPLREVLDLVQEQPGFVTQKLGPYFRDVQDHVIRTLEFADNIRDLLTSALEAQLSQMSNRLNLIMKRLTSWAGILLVPTLIAGIYGMNFVHMPELRWRFGYAYVLVLMAGSMFVLYRMFKRRDWL is encoded by the coding sequence ATGATCACGTGCCGGCTGTACCGAGACGGGATCCTCAAGGAGGAGGCGTTCGATCCCGCTCGGGCCAGCGACCTGATCCGGGAGAGCGGGGCCAGGGTCTGGCTCGACCTGGAGGAGCCGACCGACGAGGAACTGGCCATGATCCAGGAGGAATTCAACCTCCATCCCCTGGCCATCGAGGACACCCGCAACCGCAACCAGCGGCCCAAGGTGGATGTGTACGAGGGCTACTTCTTCGTGGTCATCCATGGCCTGACCCTGGACGGGAGCGACGAGCTCGTGGACAGCGAGGTCCACGCGTTCGCGGGACACCGCTACCTCATCACCCTCCGGTACGCGCCGGCGTTCGACCTGAGCGAGGTCCTGAAGCGATGGGACCGCCAGCCCGAGCTCACCGGCGAGGGCGGCGGTTTCCTGCTGTACGTGCTCCTCGACGAGATCGTGGACCGGTACTTCGACCTCATCGAACGATACGAGGACCTGTCGGAGGACATCGAGGACCGCGTGTTCGCCGACCAGCCCGACCCGGACGTGCAGGAGGCCATCTTCCGGCTGAAGCGCCGGGTGGTCGTGTTCCGGCGGCTGGTGATCCCCCTGCGCGAGGTGCTGGACCTGGTCCAGGAACAGCCCGGGTTCGTCACGCAGAAGCTTGGCCCGTACTTCCGGGACGTCCAGGACCACGTGATCCGCACGCTGGAGTTCGCCGACAACATCCGGGACCTGCTGACCTCCGCCCTGGAGGCGCAGCTCTCCCAGATGTCGAACCGGTTGAACCTGATCATGAAGCGGCTGACCTCGTGGGCGGGCATCCTGCTCGTTCCCACGCTCATCGCGGGGATCTACGGGATGAACTTCGTGCACATGCCGGAGCTGCGGTGGCGGTTCGGCTACGCGTACGTCCTCGTGCTCATGGCGGGGTCGATGTTCGTCCTGTACCGGATGTTCAAGCGCCGGGACTGGTTGTAG
- a CDS encoding GNAT family N-acetyltransferase codes for MPSSSPLVELLRFLDDLHERVERTWWGAVVTDSRFPLLWEANYAAVDTPAADLSLAEVREVLHSAVREAGASHEHVWIMQPHATACLLGDLAEEGRPVHWDDLLRHGPRAPVEPPAYPVEEAGDLDVAFWGRQRSALREFGITEPAVVEQVLRRQREVVAPAGKRWFTAREEDQVAGMGSMVVHGRTAYVDDVVTFPAFRRRGVARSVVAAMLGAARAAGAEETFLFADQPGPVRLYEGLGFEVAERVATSLGRLPGAQPLEARPGGPSRRTSERSTGRGPGRPR; via the coding sequence GTGCCCTCCTCCTCGCCGCTCGTCGAGCTCCTCCGCTTCCTGGACGACCTGCACGAGCGGGTGGAGCGGACGTGGTGGGGGGCCGTGGTCACCGACTCCCGGTTCCCGCTGCTGTGGGAGGCGAACTACGCGGCCGTGGACACGCCGGCCGCCGACCTGTCCCTCGCGGAGGTCCGGGAGGTCCTGCACTCGGCGGTGCGCGAGGCCGGCGCGAGCCACGAGCACGTCTGGATCATGCAGCCGCATGCAACGGCCTGCCTCCTGGGCGACCTGGCCGAGGAAGGGCGGCCGGTGCACTGGGACGACCTCCTGCGCCACGGGCCTCGAGCCCCCGTCGAACCCCCCGCCTATCCGGTCGAGGAGGCCGGCGACCTCGATGTCGCGTTCTGGGGACGGCAGCGGTCGGCCCTGCGCGAGTTCGGGATCACGGAGCCGGCCGTGGTCGAGCAGGTGCTCCGGCGGCAGCGCGAGGTGGTGGCCCCGGCCGGGAAGCGCTGGTTCACCGCCCGCGAGGAGGACCAGGTGGCCGGCATGGGTTCGATGGTCGTCCACGGCCGGACCGCCTACGTCGACGACGTGGTGACGTTTCCGGCGTTCCGCCGCCGCGGGGTGGCCCGATCGGTGGTGGCGGCCATGCTGGGGGCGGCGCGAGCGGCCGGAGCGGAGGAGACCTTCCTGTTCGCCGACCAGCCCGGACCCGTCCGGCTGTACGAGGGCCTGGGCTTCGAGGTCGCGGAACGGGTGGCGACGTCGCTGGGAAGGCTTCCCGGCGCTCAGCCCCTCGAGGCCCGTCCGGGTGGTCCGTCCCGGCGCACCTCGGAGCGATCGACCGGCAGGGGCCCGGGACGCCCGAGGTAG
- a CDS encoding EAL domain-containing protein, producing MASYPTMDRIRVMLAEDEPHTREALAALLAGEDELIVVGAAEDAEGAIEMARRERPEVALLDVRMPGGGGVRAAREIRAACPEIRVLALSALDDKATVLEMLRSGAVGYLVKGSSTDEILEAVRRSVRGESVLSPEVTGSVISELVGQLALHDHEAELRRRRVDLMRRVVQGEGVEMAFQPVKDLRTSETVGQEALARFGGKPPTSPEVWFDEAGEIGLRIDLEITTARAALSNLDRIPPPAYLAVNLSPDTAVSPMFLRLLAETPVERVVFEISEHARVHDYDALNRSLAEIRSLGGRLAIDDAGAGFASLQHILRLSPDIIKLDISLTRGVDGDRARHALASALTSFAGEIGATIVAEGIETGEELEALRSLGVAYGQGYYLGRPGPLPVDRSEVRRDGPPGRASRG from the coding sequence GTGGCAAGCTACCCGACGATGGACCGGATCAGGGTGATGCTCGCGGAGGACGAGCCCCACACCAGGGAGGCGCTGGCCGCCCTCCTGGCCGGGGAGGACGAGCTCATCGTGGTGGGGGCGGCCGAGGACGCCGAGGGGGCCATCGAGATGGCCAGGCGGGAGCGTCCGGAGGTGGCCCTCCTGGACGTGCGGATGCCGGGCGGGGGAGGTGTGCGTGCCGCGCGGGAGATCCGCGCCGCGTGCCCCGAGATCCGCGTCCTGGCGCTCTCCGCGCTGGACGACAAGGCGACCGTGCTGGAGATGCTCCGCTCCGGCGCGGTGGGGTACCTGGTGAAGGGCTCGTCCACCGACGAGATCCTCGAGGCCGTCCGCCGGTCCGTTCGGGGAGAGTCGGTCCTGTCGCCGGAGGTGACGGGAAGCGTCATCAGCGAGCTGGTCGGCCAGCTCGCCCTGCACGACCACGAGGCGGAGCTTCGGCGCCGGCGGGTCGACCTGATGCGGCGGGTCGTGCAGGGCGAGGGCGTGGAGATGGCCTTCCAGCCCGTGAAGGACCTCCGAACCAGCGAGACGGTGGGGCAGGAGGCGCTGGCCCGGTTCGGCGGGAAGCCCCCCACGTCGCCGGAGGTGTGGTTCGACGAGGCGGGCGAGATCGGCCTGCGGATCGACCTGGAGATCACCACGGCGCGGGCGGCGCTGTCGAACCTCGACCGGATCCCGCCACCTGCCTACCTGGCGGTGAACCTGTCGCCCGACACCGCGGTGTCCCCGATGTTCCTGCGGCTCCTCGCGGAGACGCCGGTGGAGCGGGTGGTGTTCGAGATCAGCGAGCACGCCCGGGTCCACGACTACGACGCCCTGAACCGCTCCCTCGCCGAGATCCGGAGCCTGGGCGGCCGGCTCGCCATCGACGACGCGGGTGCCGGGTTCGCCAGCCTCCAGCACATCCTCCGGCTGTCACCGGACATCATCAAGCTCGACATCTCGCTGACCCGGGGCGTGGACGGCGACCGGGCCCGCCACGCGCTGGCCTCGGCGCTCACGTCGTTCGCCGGCGAGATCGGCGCCACCATCGTGGCCGAGGGCATCGAGACCGGGGAGGAGCTGGAGGCCCTTCGGAGCCTCGGGGTGGCCTACGGCCAGGGCTACTACCTCGGGCGTCCCGGGCCCCTGCCGGTCGATCGCTCCGAGGTGCGCCGGGACGGACCACCCGGACGGGCCTCGAGGGGCTGA
- a CDS encoding YihY/virulence factor BrkB family protein gives MIGKLMRRIDLYQQRHAWLGFPLAVVKKFGEDQAGSKAALIAYYGFFSLFPLLLVFAAVLGFVLHGDVALQRRVITSVKDNFPAVSSYLKIGSISGSGVALGIGLAGALWAGMGVTTAAQDAMNSIWDVPLSARPNFLKTRLRGLGLLVLLGVFALASTFLSGLGSTSGSFSMLLRVAGIAGSLALNLVLYALAFRVLTVKHLSVREILPGAILGAVLWTLLQTLGGYYVTHQVANAQPLYGSFAVVIGLLAWIYLGAQLTLYAAEVNVVRAAHLWPRSLFGPPSTEADRQALVRLAHQASRVAGELVEVKLHPPETNAEPRTRTPLAVPRATGGGGPSRSERAGEPDGAGSSSSPPRASTTRFRDYGVRCRMIVFVFCLKFRTVA, from the coding sequence GTGATCGGCAAGCTCATGCGTCGCATCGACCTGTACCAGCAGCGCCATGCCTGGCTCGGCTTCCCGCTGGCGGTGGTGAAGAAGTTCGGGGAGGACCAGGCAGGGAGCAAGGCCGCGCTGATCGCCTACTACGGGTTCTTCTCCCTGTTCCCGCTGCTGCTGGTGTTCGCCGCGGTGCTGGGGTTCGTCCTGCACGGCGACGTGGCGCTCCAGCGCCGCGTCATCACCTCGGTGAAGGACAACTTCCCGGCGGTGTCGAGCTACCTGAAGATCGGCTCCATCTCCGGCAGCGGGGTCGCGCTCGGCATCGGCCTGGCGGGCGCCCTGTGGGCCGGCATGGGCGTCACCACCGCGGCGCAGGATGCGATGAACTCGATCTGGGACGTGCCGCTCTCGGCCCGGCCCAACTTCCTGAAGACGAGGCTGCGCGGGCTCGGGCTGCTGGTGCTGCTGGGAGTCTTCGCGCTCGCGTCGACGTTCCTGTCCGGGCTCGGATCGACCTCGGGGTCGTTCTCCATGCTCCTGCGGGTGGCCGGCATCGCTGGGTCGCTCGCCCTGAACCTGGTGCTGTACGCCCTGGCCTTCCGGGTCCTCACCGTGAAACACCTGTCAGTGCGGGAGATCCTGCCCGGCGCGATCCTGGGGGCGGTCCTGTGGACCCTGCTCCAGACCCTGGGCGGCTACTACGTGACCCATCAGGTGGCGAACGCCCAGCCGCTGTACGGGTCGTTCGCCGTGGTCATCGGGCTGCTCGCGTGGATCTACCTGGGGGCGCAGCTGACCCTGTACGCGGCGGAGGTGAACGTGGTGCGAGCGGCCCACCTGTGGCCTCGCAGCCTGTTCGGGCCGCCGTCCACGGAAGCCGACCGGCAGGCGCTGGTCCGGCTGGCCCACCAGGCCTCGCGCGTGGCCGGCGAGCTGGTCGAGGTGAAGCTCCATCCCCCCGAGACCAACGCCGAGCCCAGAACGCGAACGCCGCTCGCGGTCCCGAGGGCGACCGGGGGCGGCGGGCCGAGTCGGTCTGAACGGGCCGGGGAACCCGACGGGGCGGGCTCCAGCTCCAGCCCGCCCCGTGCGTCTACGACCCGGTTCCGTGACTACGGCGTGAGGTGCAGGATGATCGTGTTCGTCTTCTGCTTGAAGTTCAGGACCGTGGCGTAG